A part of Spodoptera frugiperda isolate SF20-4 chromosome 25, AGI-APGP_CSIRO_Sfru_2.0, whole genome shotgun sequence genomic DNA contains:
- the LOC118262754 gene encoding uncharacterized protein LOC118262754, translating into MPKNITTEVREIILKVKEFMDEEKRMQVPIIPLSKVYVRVSAATGVSERTVLNIVKEARLVEQGLLDPETLKKTPKKRVRTKGKIEVDEYDLQVIRRKIHEFYAFKKEVPTINKLLQILKEEINFKGSRETLRKILRKNGFQFRKTKNNKEKEQPPESTSAVPPMVAPYIHSVFSHKTLQS; encoded by the exons ATGCCGAAAAATATTACGACTGAGGTCCGGGAGATAATATTGAAAGTAAAGGAGTTTATGGACGAGGAGAAACGTATGCAAGTGCCGATAATACCACTCAGTAAAGTGTATGTGCGGGTTTCCGCCGCTACAG GAGTATCGGAACGCACAGTCCTGAACATCGTGAAAGAGGCGAGGCTGGTCGAGCAAGGCTTGCTGGACCCTGAAACGCTGAAGAAAACTCCAAAGAAACGCGTCAGAACCAAGGGCAAGATAGAAGTAGACGAATACGACCTCCAGGTTATACGCAGAAAAATCCATGAGTTCTATGCATTCAAGAAAGAAGTACCAACCATCAACAAACTTCTGCAGATattaaaagaagaaattaaCTTCAAAGGATCTCGAGAGACGTTGAGGAAGATCCTCAGGAAAAACGGCTTCCAATTCAGGAAGACTAAGAATAACAAGGAGAAAGAACAACCTCCGGAGTCCACATCCGCCGTTCCTCCGATGGTGGCCCCGTACATTCACTCGGTGTTCAGCCACAAAACTTTACAATCATAG
- the LOC118264806 gene encoding potassium/sodium hyperpolarization-activated cyclic nucleotide-gated channel 1-like → MFQLHERLNSYHYHKCIILPEKDVLDVDIAGKGRISDFRRWWNDLFLLSYECDKYRGFYSSSNALRMERYRQFRKHKNCIHPLSKFRFFWDFLILYVFVTNKFIKRLTSNFLYDQLPMQLFLLGAFLELIVFAGLYVDIVTGYIDMDSKRVILSRKKAVLNFCKKKLFLHVASAFPLHWFMFLRYGGNVNCGLCKCNKFICALKIVDIFSLFRVIETSTCWSRRRYPKIKESLCKFLRIGTVTFVTLIQLTELSDVFSLLMFFNNDYVDDESILSFRAGLKYGWYNVGNFLFFMFDIGKMLKPLTRITQINATVERFVLDKLFSFFSFLLTYVFYAWAMVECFSFLTLVISAESQRMVSKRKTMNALQSLQVSDTLSMKVSDYFKYKSSALRLTEARNGLYVVLPQMLKNEINLNCYFNIILRIPLFAQWPIPVLEQLTIMLKRKEYMVNDMVTVAKASGEGLMIVHDGVLAVYSNYNRELGHLIDGDYFGALSLVTDKEVYMTYVVAVTNSTILFLGKMEFRMYMKNHPQLFYGFELDLKQKYRDRARNKEI, encoded by the exons ATGTTTCAACTTCATGAACGTTTGAATTCATATCATTACCATAAGTGCATAATTTTACCAGAGAAGGATGTCCTGGATGTTGATATCGCCGGGAAGGGGCGGATCTCGGACTTCAGACGATGGTGGAACGATCTCTTTCTACTTTCGTACGAGTGCGACAAATACAGGGGGTTCTACTCTAGTTCCAACGCACTGAGAATGGAAAGATACAGACAGTTTCGGAAGCACAAGAACTGCATACATCCTCTGAGTAAATTCAG GTTCTTCTGGGATTTCTTAATACTATACGTCTTCGTAACCAACAAATTCATTAAACGATTAACCTCCAATTTCCTCTACGACCAGTTGCCAATGCAATTATTCTTACTTGGCGCATTTTTGGAATTGATTGTCTTCGCGGGCTTGTACGTGGACATAGTTACTGGGTACATTGACATGGATAGTAAAAGAGTCATCTTAAGCAGGAAAAAAGCGGTCCTAAACTTctgtaaaaagaaattatttctCCACGTTGCGTCAGCATTTCCTTTGCACTGGTTTATGTTTCTTAGATATGGAGGTAACGTGAACTGTGGTTTGTGTAAGTGTAACAAGTTCATCTGTGCTCTCAAGATCGTCGACATCTTCAGCCTATTCCGAGTGATCGAGACCTCCACATGCTGGAGCCGCAGGAGGTACCCTAAAATCAAGGAAAGTCTCTGCAAATTTCTGAGGATCGGAACTGTTACATTCGTAACTCTGATACAGTTGACTGAACTGAGCGATGTCTTCtctttattgatgtttttcaaTAATGATTATGTGGATGACGAATCCATATTGAGCTTTAGAGCGGGATTAAAGTATGGGTGGTACAACGTAGGAAATTTTTTGTTCTTTATGTTTGATATCGGCAAAATGCTGAAGCCGTTAACTCGAATAACGCAGATCAACGCAACTGTGGAGCGCTTCGTTTTAGATAAATTATTCTCATTTTTTAGTTTCCTTTTGACGTATGTTTTCTACGCTTGGGCTATGGTGGAGTGCTTCTCTTTCCTTACCCTCGTGATATCTGCAGAAAGCCAAAGAATGGTTTCGAAGCGGAAGACTATGAATGCGTTACAAAGTCTTCAAGTGTCTGATACGTTGAGTATGAAAGTTTCTGATTACTTTAAATACAAATCGTCAGCGCTGAGATTGACTGAAGCTCGAAATGGACTTTATGTAGTTCTGCCACAAATGTTGAAGAACGAAATAAACTTGAAttgttactttaatattatactgCGGATTCCATTGTTTGCTCAGTGGCCGATACCGGTACTGGAACAACTAACTATTATGCTGAAGAGGAAAGAGTATATGGTTAACGATATGGTGACTGTA GCTAAAGCGTCAGGAGAGGGTCTGATGATAGTCCACGACGGAGTGCTGGCTGTCTACTCAAACTACAATAGGGAGCTAGGGCATCTGATCGACGGAGACTACTTCGGAGCCTTGTCACTAGTCACCGACAAAGAAGTTTACATGACTTATGTGGTTGCTGTGACGAATTCTACT